From a single Podarcis raffonei isolate rPodRaf1 chromosome 10, rPodRaf1.pri, whole genome shotgun sequence genomic region:
- the GCAT gene encoding 2-amino-3-ketobutyrate coenzyme A ligase, mitochondrial produces MWCRRLLRTPLSAGLGSPSRAQSALAQLQQVLEGELDGIRGAGTWKGERVITSRQGPRIQVEGSHGDILNFCANNYLGLSSHPKVIRSGLEALEKYGAGLSSVRFICGTQNIHKDLEEKIARFHQREDTILYASCFDANAGIFEALLTPEDAILSDELNHASIIDGIRLCKANKYRYRHMDMQDLEAKLQDAQKYRLRMVATDGAFSMDGDIAPLQEICRLSQKYKAIVFVDECHATGFLGPNGRGTDELLGVMDQVTIINSTLGKALGGAAGGYTTGPKALIDLLRQRSRPYLFSNSLPPAVVGCASKALDLLMESNAIAQSMAAKTTRFRSKMAAAGFTISGNDHPICPVMLGDARLASLMADDMLKRGIYVIGFSYPVVPKGKARIRVQISAVHSDEDIDRCVEAFVEVGRKHGALP; encoded by the exons ATGTGGTGCAGGCGCCTCTTGAGGACCCCGCTTTCTGCGGGCCTGGGCAGCCCCTCCCGGGCCCAGTCTGCCCTGGCGCAGCTGCAGCAGGTGCTGGAGGGGGAGCTCGACGGCATCCGCGGCGCGGGCACCTGGAAGGGCGAGAGGGTGATCACCTCGAGGCAAGGACCGCGCATCCAGGTGGAAGGCAGCCACGGAG ATATCCTGAATTTTTGTGCCAACAATTACCTAGGATTGTCCAGCCATCCCAAGGTGATCCGTTCTGGACTGGAGGCCCTGGAGAAGTATGGAGCTGGCCTCAGTTCCGTCCGCTTCATCTGTGGAACACAA AATATACACAAGGATCTGGAGGAGAAGATTGCCCGTTTCCATCAGAGAGAAGACACCATTCTCTACGCCAGCTGCTTTGATGCCAATGCTGGGATCTTTGAG GCTCTACTGACCCCTGAAGATGCAATACTTTCAGATGAGCTGAATCATGCCTCTATCATTGATGGGATCCGGCTGTGTAAAGCCAACAAATATCGCTACAGGCACATGGACATGCAGGACCTGGAAGCCAAGTTGCAGGATGCCCAA AAATACCGTTTGAGGATGGTGGCTACGGATGGTGCTTTCTCCATGGATGGTGACATTGCTCCCTTGCAGGAAATCTGTAGGCTGTCCCAGAAATACAAAGCCATTGTTTTTGTTGATGAATGTCATGCCACTGGATTTCTTGGGCCCAACGGacg GGGCACTGACGAACTCTTGGGAGTGATGGACCAAGTCACTATAATCAACTCCACACTTgggaaggcgcttgggggagcaGCAG GTGGCTACACAACCGGCCCCAAAGCGCTCATTGACCTTCTGCGTCAACGTTCGCGCCCTTATCTCTTTTCCAATAGTTTGCCTCCTGCCGTGGTGGGCTGTGCCTCCAAGGCTCTGGATCTCCTCATGGAGAGCAATGCCATTGCACAGTCcatggctgccaagaccacacg TTTCCGAAGCAAGATGGCGGCAGCTGGGTTCACCATTTCAGGGAATGACCACCCTATTTGCCCTGTGATGTTGGGCGATGCCCGGCTGGCGTCCTTGATGGCTGATGACATGCTGAAGAGAG GCATCTACGTCATTGGATTCAGCTACCCCGTGGTGCCCAAGGGAAAAGCTCGCATCCGGGTGCAGATCTCGGCTGTTCACAGTGACGAGGATATTGATCGGTGTGTGGAGGCCTTTGTGGAAGTTGGCCGTAAGCATGGAGCCTTGCCTTGA
- the LOC128422714 gene encoding histone H1.0, with protein sequence MTENSSTAPAAKPKRAKAAKKSTDHPKYSDMIVAAIQAEKSRAGSSRQSIQKYIKSHYKVGENADSQIKLSIKRLVTTGVLKQTKGVGASGSFRLAKGDEPKKAPVKKAKKEVKKAATPKKAAKPKKAAAKSPAKKPKPAPKKAKKKPPPAPKKAKKPKTVKAKPVKASKPKKAKASKPKAKSSAKKSAKKK encoded by the coding sequence ATGACCGAGAACTCGTCCACGGCACCTGCTGCCAAGCCCAAGCGGGCCAAGGCAGCCAAGAAGTCGACGGACCACCCCAAGTACTCGGACATGATAGTGGCCGCCATCCAAGCCGAAAAGAGCCGAGCTGGCTCCTCGCGCCAGTCCATCCAGAAATACATCAAGAGCCACTACAAAGTGGGGGAGAACGCCGACTCCCAGATCAAGTTGTCCATCAAGAGGTTGGTGACGACAGGTGTTCTCAAGCAGACAAAAGGCGTCGGCGCCTCGGGGTCCTTCCGCCTGGCCAAGGGGGATGAGCCCAAGAAAGCGCCCGTGAAGAAGGCCAAGAAGGAAGTCAAGAAGGCCGCAACACCCAAGAAAGCAGCCAAGCCCAAGAAGGCTGCTGCCAAGTCGCCGGCCAAGAAGCCCAAACCTGCGCCCAAAAAAGCCAAAAAGAAGCCACCGCCTGCTCCAAAGAAAGCCAAGAAGCCAAAGACTGTCAAGGCTAAGCCAGTGAAGGCGTCAAAGCCTAAAAAGGCAAAAGCGTCGAAACCCAAAGCAAAGTCCAGTGCAAAGAAGTCGGCCAAGAAAAAGTGA